In the genome of Bradyrhizobium arachidis, one region contains:
- a CDS encoding TadE/TadG family type IV pilus assembly protein: protein MTFATGNARRLLSRFASDRRGNIAIIFALALLPLLSFVGAAVDYSLAARAKVKLAAALDTAVLVATAKSEITKSTSTAKNDALNVFNGQMSALGMTASSVTIDVTDSVTKRTASGTATTNLTTYFMGIVGYKTLVVSATSTAAASLPAYIDFYVLLDNSPSQGLGATTSDMTALQNATSDSCAFACHDIYTSSSKKTLQTSSYYSIAKKLGIKMRIDLVRDATQSLTDTATASQLVSNQYRMAVYTMGSDCSSIGLTTISALTSSLSSVKTAVSGVDLMTIPYTNYNNDMCTDFDGTLSSMNGAIPTPGDGSSSSPQKWLFFVSDGVADYYYPSNCSQTVISSSGRCQEPLTTTICDTIKARGVKIAVLYTTYLAITNNSWYNTYIAPWRSSIATKMQSCATSGYYYEVSSDSSITDALNALFQKAIAVSHLTN, encoded by the coding sequence TTGACCTTTGCTACCGGGAATGCTCGTCGCCTGTTATCCCGCTTTGCTTCTGACCGCCGCGGCAACATCGCCATCATCTTTGCGCTAGCGCTGTTGCCACTGTTGTCCTTCGTCGGCGCCGCCGTCGACTACTCCCTCGCCGCGCGAGCCAAGGTGAAGCTGGCGGCTGCGCTCGACACCGCCGTGCTGGTCGCCACCGCCAAGAGCGAGATCACGAAGAGCACATCGACCGCGAAGAACGACGCCTTGAACGTCTTCAACGGGCAAATGTCCGCACTCGGCATGACCGCGAGCTCGGTGACCATCGATGTGACCGACAGCGTCACCAAACGCACCGCCTCGGGCACCGCAACGACCAACCTGACGACCTATTTCATGGGCATCGTGGGCTACAAGACCCTCGTCGTCTCGGCGACTTCGACCGCGGCGGCTTCGCTGCCTGCCTACATCGACTTCTACGTGCTGCTCGACAACTCGCCGTCGCAGGGGCTGGGCGCCACCACGAGCGACATGACGGCCCTGCAGAACGCGACCTCCGACAGCTGCGCCTTCGCCTGCCATGACATTTATACATCGAGCTCGAAGAAGACGCTCCAGACCTCGAGCTATTACTCGATCGCGAAGAAGCTCGGAATCAAGATGCGGATCGACCTGGTGCGCGACGCGACGCAGTCGCTGACCGACACCGCCACCGCCAGCCAGCTCGTCAGCAACCAGTACCGGATGGCGGTCTACACCATGGGCAGCGACTGCAGCTCCATCGGCCTGACCACGATCTCGGCGCTCACCTCGAGCCTCTCGTCGGTCAAGACGGCGGTTTCCGGCGTCGACCTGATGACGATCCCCTACACCAACTACAACAACGACATGTGCACCGATTTCGACGGGACCCTGTCGTCGATGAACGGCGCGATTCCGACGCCCGGCGACGGCTCTTCATCCTCGCCGCAGAAATGGCTGTTCTTCGTCTCCGACGGCGTGGCCGATTACTATTATCCGTCGAATTGCAGCCAGACCGTGATCTCATCGTCGGGCCGATGCCAGGAGCCGCTGACGACGACGATCTGCGACACCATCAAGGCGCGCGGCGTCAAGATCGCCGTGCTCTACACCACCTATCTCGCGATCACCAACAACAGCTGGTACAACACCTACATTGCGCCATGGCGCAGCTCGATCGCGACCAAGATGCAGTCCTGCGCGACGTCGGGCTATTATTACGAAGTCTCCAGCGATTCGAGCATCACCGACGCGCTGAATGCGCTGTTTCAGAAGGCGATTGCCGTCTCGCATCTGACGAACTAG
- a CDS encoding O-acetylhomoserine aminocarboxypropyltransferase/cysteine synthase family protein, translating to MRNETIAIHAGYEPEATTHAVAVPIYQTAAYAFDSADHGAALFNLEAEGFRYSRIANPTSAVLEKRIAQLEGGVGALAVATGQAALHFAFVNVADHGGNIVSVPQLYGTTHTLLSHILPRQGIAGRFAESDKPDAIAKLIDENTRAVFAETIGNPAGNVCDIEALARIAHDHGVPLIVDNTVATPILLKPFDYGADIAVHSLTKFLGGHGTTLGGAIVDSGNFPWAKHADRFPAYNKPDASYHGLVYAERFGRTAYIERARSVYQRTMGSVLSPFNAFLLLQGIETVALRMERHVENARKVAEFLRGDSRVAWVNYTGFPDSPYFPLVERYLSGQASSLFTFGIKGGMEAGKTFYDALRLITRLVNIGDAKSLACHPASTTHRQMSAEQQRAAGVLPETIRLSIGIEHSADIIEDIDQALAKACPSARLQAAE from the coding sequence ATGCGAAACGAGACGATCGCTATTCACGCCGGTTACGAGCCCGAAGCCACCACGCACGCAGTTGCGGTGCCGATCTACCAGACCGCAGCCTATGCCTTCGACAGCGCCGATCATGGCGCTGCGCTCTTCAATCTCGAGGCCGAAGGTTTCCGTTACAGCCGTATCGCCAATCCGACCAGCGCAGTGCTGGAGAAGCGCATCGCCCAACTCGAAGGCGGCGTCGGCGCGCTTGCTGTTGCGACCGGCCAGGCCGCGCTGCATTTCGCCTTCGTCAATGTCGCCGATCATGGCGGCAATATTGTTTCCGTGCCGCAGCTCTACGGCACCACGCACACGCTGCTCTCGCACATCCTGCCGCGGCAGGGCATCGCCGGCCGTTTCGCCGAGAGCGACAAACCCGATGCGATCGCAAAGCTGATCGACGAGAACACCCGCGCCGTGTTCGCCGAGACCATCGGCAACCCCGCTGGCAACGTCTGCGACATCGAGGCGCTGGCCAGGATTGCGCATGACCACGGCGTGCCGCTGATCGTCGACAACACGGTCGCCACCCCGATCCTGCTCAAGCCGTTCGATTACGGCGCCGACATTGCCGTGCATTCGCTGACCAAGTTTCTGGGCGGCCACGGCACCACGCTTGGCGGCGCCATAGTCGATTCCGGAAACTTTCCCTGGGCCAAGCACGCCGACCGCTTCCCGGCCTACAACAAGCCGGACGCGTCCTATCACGGCCTCGTCTATGCCGAGCGCTTCGGCCGGACCGCCTATATCGAGCGCGCGCGCAGCGTCTATCAGCGCACCATGGGCTCGGTGCTGTCGCCGTTCAACGCCTTCCTGCTGCTCCAGGGCATCGAGACCGTGGCGCTGCGCATGGAGCGCCATGTCGAGAACGCCCGCAAGGTCGCCGAATTCCTGCGCGGTGACTCGCGCGTGGCCTGGGTGAATTACACCGGCTTCCCGGACAGCCCGTATTTTCCGCTCGTCGAGAGGTACCTCAGCGGTCAGGCTTCGTCGCTGTTCACCTTCGGCATCAAGGGCGGCATGGAAGCCGGCAAGACCTTCTACGATGCCTTGAGGCTGATCACGCGCCTCGTCAATATCGGCGATGCCAAGTCGCTGGCCTGCCATCCGGCCTCGACCACGCACCGGCAGATGTCGGCCGAGCAGCAGCGCGCCGCCGGCGTGCTGCCGGAGACGATCCGCCTCTCGATCGGCATCGAGCATTCCGCCGACATCATCGAGGATATCGACCAGGCGCTGGCAAAGGCCTGTCCGTCGGCGCGCCTCCAGGCTGCGGAGTAG
- the metA gene encoding homoserine O-succinyltransferase MetA, giving the protein MTILIDRDQGITSPALVPAERDLARDHGELTIGLINNMPDTALKATERQFMKLLQAAAGAHRIRFHCFSLPSVKRSPEAKWHVESEYSDLADLRRHRFDGLIVTGAEPVAPELDQEPYWRDLTDLIDWAKLNTRSTIWSCLAAHAAVLHLDRIERRRLPAKCHGIFDCEAVTDDALTRAAPAPLKVSHSRLNEIAESDLDEAGYQVLTRSLQAGVDVFVRQYASRFVFFQGHPEYDALSLQREYLRDIGRYLARERETYPHLPVSYFDAATEEKLLRFEKQAKHQRHPALTNELPALNLRTDIAAGSAAAVLFRNWLQYLGADADASVVPR; this is encoded by the coding sequence ATGACGATCTTGATCGACAGGGATCAAGGTATAACGAGTCCGGCGCTGGTGCCGGCGGAGCGTGATCTCGCGCGCGACCATGGCGAGCTCACCATCGGTCTGATCAACAACATGCCTGATACGGCGCTGAAGGCGACCGAGCGGCAGTTCATGAAGCTGCTTCAGGCCGCGGCCGGCGCGCACCGCATCCGCTTCCACTGCTTTTCGCTGCCGTCCGTAAAACGCTCGCCGGAAGCGAAGTGGCATGTCGAGAGCGAATATTCCGATCTCGCGGATCTCAGGCGGCACAGATTCGACGGCCTGATCGTGACCGGAGCCGAGCCGGTCGCACCCGAGCTCGACCAGGAGCCGTATTGGCGGGATCTCACCGACCTGATCGACTGGGCCAAGCTCAACACGCGCTCCACGATCTGGTCGTGCCTCGCCGCGCATGCGGCGGTGCTGCATCTCGACCGTATCGAACGGCGGCGCCTGCCGGCCAAATGTCACGGCATCTTCGACTGCGAAGCCGTGACGGACGATGCCCTGACCCGCGCGGCGCCCGCGCCGCTGAAAGTCTCGCATTCGCGCCTGAACGAGATCGCCGAGAGCGATCTCGACGAGGCCGGCTATCAGGTGCTGACACGTTCGCTTCAGGCCGGCGTCGACGTCTTCGTCCGGCAATATGCCAGCCGCTTCGTGTTCTTCCAGGGCCATCCGGAGTACGATGCGTTGTCGCTCCAGCGCGAATATCTGCGCGACATCGGCCGCTATCTCGCCCGTGAGCGCGAGACCTATCCGCACCTGCCGGTGAGCTATTTTGACGCAGCCACGGAGGAGAAGCTCCTCCGCTTCGAGAAGCAGGCGAAGCACCAGCGTCATCCGGCGCTGACCAACGAGCTGCCCGCGCTGAATCTGCGCACGGATATCGCGGCCGGCAGCGCGGCGGCGGTGCTTTTCCGCAACTGGCTGCAATATCTCGGCGCGGATGCCGACGCGTCGGTCGTGCCGCGCTAG
- a CDS encoding polysaccharide deacetylase family protein → MWSALQGRVSNRLARHFRAAPHRLPAHAPMVSFTFDDAPDSAAGEGASLLEAHGGRGTYYIAGSLIDRPSDHWHGLSNDAIVRLHRAGHEIACHTFSHQSSADLDEAAMAREIERNRSHFRGIDSSIVLENFAYPYGIASIWRKPQLAKAFRSARGILPGVNSDVIDLQFLRASPLVNYEIDAAGVDRYFDEAIASGGWLIFYSHDVVDAPSPYGCTPHLMRHALEAAGKRNMPIVTVAEALRRIGA, encoded by the coding sequence GTGTGGTCGGCACTCCAGGGACGCGTGAGCAATCGGCTGGCCCGGCATTTCCGCGCCGCGCCGCACCGCCTGCCCGCGCATGCGCCGATGGTGAGCTTCACCTTCGATGACGCTCCCGACAGCGCCGCAGGCGAGGGCGCTTCGCTCCTCGAAGCGCATGGCGGCCGCGGCACATATTACATCGCCGGCAGCCTGATCGACCGTCCGTCGGACCATTGGCATGGCCTGTCGAATGACGCCATCGTGCGGCTGCACCGCGCCGGCCACGAGATCGCCTGCCACACCTTCTCGCACCAGAGCTCGGCCGATCTCGACGAGGCCGCGATGGCCCGCGAGATCGAGCGCAACCGCAGTCATTTCCGCGGCATCGATTCTTCGATCGTGTTGGAGAACTTTGCCTACCCTTATGGCATCGCCTCGATTTGGCGGAAGCCCCAGCTCGCCAAAGCGTTCCGCTCGGCGCGCGGCATCCTGCCCGGCGTCAATAGCGACGTCATCGACCTCCAGTTCCTGCGCGCTTCGCCCTTGGTCAACTACGAGATCGATGCGGCCGGAGTAGATCGCTATTTTGACGAAGCCATCGCGAGCGGCGGATGGCTGATCTTCTACAGCCATGACGTCGTCGATGCCCCCAGCCCCTATGGCTGCACGCCGCACCTGATGCGCCACGCGCTGGAGGCGGCGGGAAAGCGCAACATGCCGATCGTGACCGTCGCGGAGGCATTGCGAAGGATCGGGGCGTAG
- the recQ gene encoding DNA helicase RecQ, producing MSTSSTAPLPAPANGRDALSVLHSVFGLPGFRGAQGEIIRHVTDGGNCLVLMPTGGGKSLCYQLPSLLREGCGIVVSPLIALMRDQVAGLIEAGVNAAALNSSLSFQEASDIERRLIAGDLDLLYVAPERLVTPRCLSLLAQAKVALFAIDEAHCVSQWGHDFRPEYVGLSIIAERFPEVPRIALTATADELTRKEIVERLQLTDAPQFVSSFDRPNIRYEIVDKRNAVSQLKDFIRERHAGDAGVVYCLSRNRVEEVAAALDDAGIPALPYHAGLDGSVRSRNQDRFLNEDGIVIVATVAFGMGIDKPDVRFVAHLDLPKSIEAYYQETGRAGRDGKPSAAWMAYGLSDIVQQRRMIDESSGSDDFKRVSIRKLDALVGLAETAHCRRKRLLGYFGEIVMGETCGNCDNCLTPPKMRDGKVLAQKLLSCAYRTGQRFGAMHLIDVLIGRLTEKVTQFGHDKLSVFGIGRELNEKQWRTVLRQLVAMGHLQSDSEAYGALKLTDSSRGVLRGETEVWLREEAPGTRVRASRSKSRRGDLAPAANAPQGDVDPELRARLRSWRSDVARERGVPAYVVLHDATIDGIVRAWPTTLDELRNVPGIGDKKLEHYGEELLQIIRTR from the coding sequence ATGTCCACATCCTCCACCGCTCCGCTGCCTGCGCCGGCCAACGGCCGTGACGCGCTGTCGGTGCTGCATTCGGTGTTCGGCCTGCCGGGGTTCCGCGGCGCACAGGGCGAGATCATTCGGCACGTTACCGACGGCGGCAATTGCCTCGTGCTGATGCCGACCGGCGGCGGCAAGTCGCTGTGCTACCAGCTCCCATCACTGCTACGCGAGGGCTGCGGCATCGTGGTCTCGCCGTTGATTGCGCTGATGCGCGACCAGGTCGCCGGCCTGATCGAAGCCGGCGTCAACGCTGCGGCGCTGAATTCGTCGCTGTCGTTCCAGGAGGCGTCCGACATCGAGCGGCGGCTGATCGCGGGCGATCTCGACCTGCTCTATGTCGCGCCGGAACGGCTGGTGACGCCGCGCTGCCTGTCGCTGCTGGCGCAGGCGAAGGTGGCGCTGTTCGCGATCGATGAGGCGCATTGCGTCTCGCAATGGGGGCACGACTTCCGCCCCGAATATGTCGGCCTCTCCATCATCGCCGAGCGCTTTCCCGAGGTGCCGCGGATCGCGCTGACTGCGACCGCCGATGAGCTGACGCGCAAGGAGATCGTCGAGCGGCTTCAGCTCACGGACGCGCCGCAATTCGTCTCGAGCTTCGACCGGCCGAACATCCGCTACGAGATCGTCGACAAGCGCAACGCGGTGTCGCAGCTCAAGGACTTCATCCGGGAGCGACATGCCGGCGATGCCGGCGTGGTCTATTGCCTGTCGCGCAACCGCGTCGAGGAGGTCGCCGCCGCACTCGACGATGCCGGCATTCCCGCGCTGCCCTATCATGCCGGTCTCGACGGAAGCGTGCGCTCGCGCAACCAGGACCGCTTCCTCAACGAGGACGGCATCGTCATCGTCGCGACCGTCGCCTTCGGCATGGGCATCGACAAGCCCGACGTGCGTTTCGTCGCCCATCTCGACCTGCCCAAGAGCATCGAGGCCTATTACCAGGAAACCGGTCGTGCCGGCCGCGACGGCAAGCCGTCGGCCGCGTGGATGGCCTATGGGCTCTCGGACATCGTGCAGCAGCGCCGCATGATCGACGAGTCCAGCGGCTCCGACGATTTCAAGCGGGTCTCGATCCGCAAGCTCGACGCACTGGTCGGTCTCGCCGAGACCGCACACTGCCGCCGCAAACGGCTGCTCGGCTATTTCGGCGAGATCGTCATGGGCGAGACTTGCGGCAACTGCGACAACTGCCTGACGCCGCCGAAGATGCGCGACGGCAAGGTGCTGGCGCAGAAGCTGCTGTCCTGCGCCTATCGCACCGGCCAGCGTTTCGGCGCGATGCACCTGATCGACGTGCTGATCGGCCGCTTGACCGAGAAGGTGACGCAGTTCGGCCACGACAAATTGTCGGTGTTCGGCATCGGGCGCGAGCTCAACGAGAAGCAGTGGCGCACAGTGTTGCGGCAGCTGGTGGCGATGGGCCATTTGCAGAGCGACAGCGAAGCCTATGGCGCGCTGAAGCTGACGGACTCTTCGCGCGGCGTGCTGCGTGGTGAGACCGAGGTCTGGCTGCGCGAGGAAGCGCCCGGCACGCGTGTCCGCGCCAGCCGCTCCAAATCCCGCCGCGGCGATCTCGCCCCGGCCGCAAACGCGCCGCAAGGCGACGTCGATCCCGAATTGCGCGCGCGGCTGCGCTCCTGGCGCTCAGACGTCGCGCGCGAGCGCGGTGTGCCGGCCTATGTCGTGCTACACGATGCCACCATCGACGGCATCGTCCGCGCCTGGCCGACGACGCTCGACGAATTGCGCAATGTGCCTGGTATCGGCGACAAGAAGCTCGAGCATTATGGCGAAGAGCTGTTGCAGATCATCAGGACGCGGTAG
- a CDS encoding 1-aminocyclopropane-1-carboxylate deaminase, translated as MKLDKFPRYPLTFGPTPIEKLERLSKHLGGKVEIYAKREDCNSGLAYGGNKLRKLEYIIPDAIASNADTLVSIGGVQSNHTRMIAAVAAKIGMKCRLVQEAWVPHEDAVYDRVGNIMLSRIMGADVRLVDDGFDIGIRKSWEQAIEEVKAAGGKPYAIPAGASVHKFGGLGYVGFAEEVRKQEKELGFKFDYVIVCTVTGSTHAGMLVGFAADGRARKVIGIDASFTPAQTKAQVLEIAQNTAKLVELGQDLVADDVVLIEDYAYPAYGVPSDETKDAIRLTARLEGMITDPVYEGKSMQGLIDLVQKDHFEKGAKILYAHLGGAPALNGYAYAFRNG; from the coding sequence ATGAAGCTCGACAAATTTCCGCGCTACCCGCTGACCTTCGGCCCGACGCCCATCGAGAAGCTGGAGCGGCTGTCAAAGCATCTGGGCGGCAAGGTCGAGATCTATGCCAAGCGTGAGGACTGCAATTCCGGTCTCGCCTATGGCGGCAACAAGCTGCGCAAGCTCGAGTACATCATCCCCGATGCGATCGCCTCCAACGCCGACACGCTGGTGTCGATCGGCGGCGTGCAGTCCAACCATACCCGCATGATCGCGGCGGTCGCCGCCAAGATCGGCATGAAGTGCCGCCTGGTGCAGGAGGCCTGGGTGCCGCACGAGGATGCGGTCTATGACCGCGTCGGCAACATCATGCTCTCCCGCATCATGGGCGCCGATGTGCGCCTCGTCGACGACGGCTTCGACATCGGCATCCGCAAGAGCTGGGAGCAGGCGATCGAGGAAGTGAAGGCGGCGGGCGGCAAGCCCTATGCGATTCCCGCCGGCGCCTCCGTGCACAAATTCGGCGGGCTCGGCTATGTCGGCTTCGCCGAGGAGGTGCGCAAGCAGGAGAAGGAGCTCGGCTTCAAGTTCGACTACGTCATCGTCTGCACCGTCACGGGCTCCACCCATGCCGGCATGCTGGTCGGCTTCGCGGCGGACGGACGGGCGCGAAAGGTGATCGGCATCGACGCCTCCTTCACGCCGGCACAGACCAAAGCGCAGGTGCTCGAGATCGCCCAGAACACCGCCAAGCTCGTCGAACTCGGCCAGGACCTCGTCGCCGACGACGTCGTGCTGATCGAGGACTACGCCTATCCCGCCTATGGCGTGCCGTCGGACGAGACCAAGGACGCGATCCGCCTCACCGCGCGTCTGGAAGGCATGATCACCGACCCCGTCTATGAGGGCAAGTCGATGCAGGGCCTGATCGACCTGGTGCAGAAGGACCATTTCGAGAAGGGCGCGAAGATCCTGTACGCGCATCTCGGCGGCGCACCGGCGCTGAACGGCTATGCTTATGCGTTCCGGAACGGGTGA